A single Nerophis ophidion isolate RoL-2023_Sa linkage group LG26, RoL_Noph_v1.0, whole genome shotgun sequence DNA region contains:
- the srd5a3 gene encoding polyprenol reductase — protein sequence MTWSRVGLRLVDFVWLLLSFSFFVALGAHVILKRLPPKYKTCRPYMFFQDLIRYGKTKQNFKRDDWLCVFDVPKRWFWHFYATSLVWNGLLLSVSLNITLRQQLCPMWLTSLIHILSGSTDTENEALQPGTVLVQMLLWFHSLRRLLECLYVSVFSDGVIHVAQYVFGLGYYVLLGLTVVCSDRLTKGKVETLGHRVPKGGCFELVSCPHYLAELLIYVSMSLVLGGRSLTWWLVVLYVLFNQALAALLCHDLYVSKYESYPKQRKAFIPFLM from the exons ATGACTTGGAGCCGTGTCGGTTTACGCCTCGTAGATTTTGTCTGGTTACTTTtatctttttctttctttgtggCTCTTGGAGCTCACGTAATCTTAAAACGGTTGCccccaaaatacaaaacatgtcGTCCTTACATGTTTTTCCAGGATCTGATCCGATATGGAAAGACTAAACAGAATTTCAAACGCGACGACTGGTTGTGTGTGTTTGACGTGCCGAAGag GTGGTTCTGGCATTTTTACGCAACCTCCCTCGTTTGGAATGGTCTTCTGTTGTCTGTCAGCCTGAACATCACTTTACGACAACAATTATGTCCAATGTGGCTCACAAGCTTAATACATATTCTGTCTGGGTCTACAGACACAGAAAATGAAG CTCTTCAACCTGGCACAGTCCTGGTGCAGATGCTGCTGTGGTTCCATTCCCTCAGGAGACTTCTGGAGTGTCTCTACGTCAGCGTCTTCTCTGATGGCGTCATCCATGTGGCACAGTACGTCTTCGGACTAGGCTACTACGTCCTGCTGGGGCTGACCGTGGTCTGCTCGGACCGTCTAACGAAAG GAAAGGTGGAGACGCTGGGTCACAGGGTGCCAAAGGGAGGCTGCTTTGAACTGGTGTCCTGCCCTCATTACTTAGCAGAGTTGCTCATCTACGTTTCCATGAGTTTAGTTTTGGGAGGCCGGTCTCTCACCTGGTGGCTGGTGGTCCTGTACGTGCTCTTCAACCAGGCGCTGGCAGCACTGCTTTGTCACGATCTCTACGTCAGCAAGTACGAGTCCTACCCAAAGCAAAGAAAAGCTTTTATACcgtttttgatgtga